A stretch of DNA from Rhodothermales bacterium:
GAGGATTCCGCCATCACCGGCGTGCGGATTCAGGCCGAGCACGGCAATCTTCGGATGGGCAATACCATGGTCCGTCTTGAGCGCTGCACCCACGACAGCCAGTTTTCCCAGGATGGCGGCGGTCGTCACTTCGTGAGCCACCTCCCTCAGCGGAACGTGCGCCGTCACGAGAGCAACACGGAATCCACCGGAGACCATCATCATACAGAAGGACGACCCGCTGCACTTTCCGGCGATGAATTCGGTATGACCGGGGAAATCCCATCCGCCAAGATGGATGGCCTCCTTTGAAATGGGCGCCGTGACCACCGCGTCTGCCTGACCGGTCAGGCACAGGTCGACCGCCGCATCCACAGCCACCATGGATACATTGCCGCTCTCTGCCGACAAGAGTCCGTGTACCGGCCGGTATGAGGCTACATGCACAACCGCAAGTGCTCCCCCGGCGGCCTGTTCCGCCGCATTGTACAGTCCCGGGAACGCCTCCAGGGCCTCCCGGGGTCCGACAAGAATAGGGCGCACACGCTGGTGGAGATCGGCATCGGACAATGCCTTCAACACGACCTCTGGACCTATTCCGTTCGGATCGCCCAATGAAATGGCGACCCGGATTCGCTGCTCAGCCATGGATCAGCGTTTGTTTTCGGCGTAGGCGCGCAGGTATTCCACCAGAAGCCGGACACCGAACCCCGTTCCGCCCACGGGATGGTACGGGCCAGCGGTGGACAGGAATGCCGGACCGGCAATGTCCACATGCATCCATGGATAGTCCACGAAGTGCTCCAGGAACTTGGCCGCCGTAATGGCCCCCCCTTCGCGGCCCCCGACATTCTTCAGGTCGGCTACCTCCGATTTCAGTTGATCCTTGTAGTCGTCGAACATGGGCAGCGGGTGGACCCGGTCCCCGGACAGTTCGCCGGCTTTGAGCATGGCTTTGAGCCGATCTTCCGCCCCCTTTGTTTCATTGGTCATCAGTGCGCCCACGATTTCACCGAGGGCTACGGCGGCTGAACCGGTCAGTGTGGCCAGGTCGATCACGATTTCCGGATAGAACGTCGATGCATACGAGAGCGCATCGGCCAGGATCATTCGCCCCTCGGCGTCGGTGTTCAGGACCTCAACGGTGGCACCGGAGTGCATCTTCACGACATCCCCCGGTACGTAGGCGTTTTCTCCCGGACGGTTGTCCGTGGCGGGAATGAGACCCACCACGTACAATGGCAACTCCATGCGTGCCAGGGCCTCCATGGTTCCTATGACCGCAGCGGCGCCGGCCATGTCGGACTTCATGTAATCCATGGAGTTCTTGGTGGGCTTCAGGGAGAGGCCGCCGGTATCGAATACCACGCCCTTGCCGACCAGGACAACCGGTCGTGTATTCCGGGCATTCTCGGGATTCCACTCCAATACCGAAAACGTGGGCGGCTCCTTGGAACCCCGGTTCACGGCCAGCAGGCCTCCCATGCCTTCTTCCTCAATGAGGGCCTTGTCCCAGACGGACACTTCATAGCCGCTCCGTTTCGCCGACTTCTCGATGGCCTTGGCCAGCAAGGTCGGGGTCTTCTCGTCCGGCGACAGGTTGACCAGGTCACGGGCCGACCAGACGGCCTCCGATACCAGGCGTCCCCGGTCAGCACCCCGACGGACCAGCTTGTCCTGATCCGACGTCTGGATGACCAACCGCTGAGGGCCTTCATCTTCAGACGCATCGGTCTTGTACTTGCGGAATCGATAGGCCCCCAGCATGAATCCCTCGACCAGCGCTTGTGACGCCACGTCCCCATCCACATTGAAATCCGACGGTACGGAAATCCCGACGGTTTCCGCATTGGTTTTTATGGCGATGGCGGACCCGGCCGCCGCCGCGCGACGCAGGCGCTCGGCATTCACGTCGGCCTCCTCGCCCACACCCACGATAAGGAGTCGTTTGGCCGTCCCGGAGTCGGGATACACCACGAGCGTATCGGCCAATTTACCGGAAAAATCGCTCCTCGAGCGAACCACAACGTCACCGAAGGCCTCGGACAATACTTCAAGACCATCCGCGGCCTGCTCGGCCGAGCAGGGAACCAACAACAGGTCAACGTCCAGTTCCGAAAGGGAGATGGTCGATACAGATACTTTCATGGACATCAGTTTTTGTTTTTCATTTCGAGGAGCGCGGACAGATAGTCCTCGTCCTCGGCCGACAGGGAGTCGGATGAATCCGGTTCATTGAAGGAAATGTAACGGGGAGCCGAATCGACAATCTGCCGGACGGTTTCCTCGAGGGATTTGTGAACGAACGCACCCGATGCGTTGCGGTGGCCGCCCCCACCGAAGAACCGGGCCCAACCGTGGACATGATCGTCCGCCTTGGAACGGAAGCTGATCTTGGTGCCGCGCTCGGTTTCCGTCAGGAGGAGAGCAACCCGGACACCTTCAATGGACAGGATCTGGTTCGCAATCCCTTCGGTCTCTTCGACCGATGCACCGGTATCGGCCAATGCCGCCCGCGTCACCGACATCATGCCGAGTTGACCATCGAACCGCAGGTCGAGGGTATCCAGTATGCGCCCCATCAACCGGATACCACCGGACGAACGCTTGTCGTAGACCTCTGCATGGATAGCGGCCACGTCCAGTTGTCCCCGCTCAATGATATCGGCCACCCGCCGGTGCAGGTCCGGCGTCACATTGGAATACCGGAAAGATCCCGTATCGGTCATGATGGCGGTGTACAGGCTGGCAGCAATGGCTTGATCCATGGCCTGGATATCCCATTCTGCCAGGATTTCGTAGACCAGCTCTCCTGTGGACGAAGCGGAATCACGGTGCCACGTGAGGTCGAACCATCCTTCAGGATCGGGATGATGGTCCACCAGCAGCGTGGTGGCCTTTCCGTCCTTGACCAGCGTTCCGTGGTCGCCAATACGGTGCACGGCATTCGTGTCGGCGATCACGATGACGTCGGCATCCGCCAGCGCCCTGACCTGTTCCAGACTTCCGTCATAGATCACAATCCGATCCGATCCAGGCAACCAGTCCAGGTTGTACGGATGGGGGTCCGCATTCAGCATGAGCACGTCTATGCCCTTCTTTTCCAGGAACAGGCCCAACCCCAACTGGGAGCCGATGGCATCGCCATCGGGGCGCGTGTGTACGGAAATGACGACGGACTTCGCTCGGGTGAGCGCATTGAGAACAACGGCCTTGGAGGCTTCAGACATGCAGACACGGACCTGTAGGAAAAATAGTCCGTGTTAAACCGTCGGGGACCGGGGAAGTTCTACCGCTTCAGTCGGGGTCCCCACAGCCAGGCATCCCTGTACGCCAACGCCGTCGCGTCCGCGTCCGGGTCGACCACCACCCTGACCGCCGGGTCCTCCGCTACCACGATATCGGTCTGGAAGACGACGCCCCGGGAATTCACCGTGACCGGAATCCCATCACCGGGCGCCAGGCGAGCCACCCACGCCTCCAGGTATTCGGGGTGGGACACCGGTCGGCCGTCCACGTGGGTAATCCGATCGCCGGGAGATACACCGGCACGGAACAGGGGCGTTCCTTCCAGTGCGGCCGCCACCAGGATCCCATCCGACGCAGGCACGAGTGCTGCCATCAAGCCGGGTCCGGGGTGGGCGGATTCCAGCTGCAGCCCCATGCGCGCCAGCAGTTCCGCATAGTCCGGGACCCCGTGGCCACGTACGTACCGGTCCATGAATGTGGTGGCAAAACCGCGATCGCCGGCCACCTCACCCAGCACATGCTCAAGGTCCTCAAGAGTGTACGGCACCTCGGCCTGACCGTACCGTTCCCACATCCGTTGCATGAGGACATCCACCGAGGTATCGAATTCCGTCCGGAGCGTGACGTCCAGAGCGAGTCCGATTGCGCTCCCCCACGTGTAGTAGGAAATGAACGTGTTGGCCGTGTTCATGGGGTCCAGGAAGCTGCCCTGGTCCGCGAACGTGGCATACTGACTCATTTCAACCAAGGATCGGTGTGCCCGTCCCGGGAGGTTGACCACCGCGTTGACGGTGCCCGACAGGCTGGCGGCGTAGTCCGCAACGCTGGTCAGCCCTGCCCGATGGATGGAGAGTCCGGTGTAATACGAAGTGAACCCTTCGGCGAACCAGAGCAGATCGGTCATGTTTTCTGCCTCGAAATCGAAGGGCTCCAGATCGGCCGGTCGAATCCGTTCCACGTTCCACTGGTGGAAATATTCGTGCGACATGGTCCCCAGGTTCGACAGGCCGTCCGGGGTCAGGGGATTCGGATTCGTAACCACCGTCGAGTTCCGGTGCTCCATGCCGTCTCCCACTGCGTGGGGCATGTAGCATACGATGAAGGTGTAGGTACCGAAATCATGCGCCGGCAATTCCCCGAATACGTTCCACTGGGCGTCGACGATGGCGCGGACGTTGCGGGCAAAGGCCTCCCCTTCCTGCACGGAGCCTGTGTGGTGCAGGGCAATCCGGTGTTCCGACTGACGCGTCCCATCATCCACCGTCCACGTGTGCCACTCCAGGGCGGCCATTTCGGTGGGAGAATCCAACAGATAGGCCAGGTCAGGCGCTGTGAACGTCTCGGGGTCGTTCGTCGGAACGAGTTGCGTCGCGATCGTCCATTCCGGGTGGGGGCGAACGAACCGGATCCGGATGGGAGCCGCATCCATGTTCCGCGCCCACAGGATGGTCGCCGGCATGTTCAGGTGCGCGTGCGTGCGATCGAGCGACGAATAGGTGCCGTCCGCCCGGTCAGCGAAGAGGGTATACCGGACGTGCACGGTCCCGGAATGCCCCACAACGTTCCATTGGTAAGGATTCGGACGCTCTATGCGCAGTGTGCGTCCCGCCTCGTCGGTTGCCACGACATCGTAGACATTCTTTGCGAACTCGTGCATGGCGTAACGCCCGGGGGATGTCCGGCTCATCCGCAGTTCCACGGGTTTCCCGGCATCCAGACCGGAAAACGTGGCCCGGACATCCGCCTCGTGGTGTTCAATCCGATCAAAGCGGAGCTCGTATTCCACGGACGGCGTCGGCTCACCGGCACATACCGTATGCGCAAGGAGCACGGCGTGGGCCAGGGTCAGGCCAAGGAGAGACATCATGAACCGGTTCGGATTAGGCATTCTGGATACAGAAGACATGGTTGTCCTGTTCTTGAGGGAAAGACACATGGCGGACCGGAGCATAACCTTTGCGACGCGCGGTCCGGACCAGGGCATGATCACACTACGGATAGAGCCGTTCCGTGTCCCACGTTCCTGCCTCCGGATGGGGACGAGTGAAAACCAACCGGTCATGCAACCGGAACGGCCTTCCCTGCCAGAATTCCATCCGTTCGGGCTGGACCAGATACCCGCCCCACCACTCAGGCAACGGGACATCTGCCCCGGCATACCGGGCTTCCACGTCCTTCACGGCCTGTTCGAGCTCGGCACGACTGCCGAGCCGACGACTCTGCCGGGAGGCCCACGCCCCGATCCGGCTGCCGCGGGGTCGGCTCCGGAAATAGACCTCCGCTTCTTCCCTGGAGACCGGCTCCACGCGACCTTCAACGCGGACCTGGCGCTCCAGCACGGGCCAATGGAAAAGCAGGGCCACGTGCGGATTGGCGTTCATCTCGTCCGCCTTCCTCGACTCCAGATTCGTATAGAACACGAACCCGCGTTCATCCGCCGACTTCAGCAGCACCATGCGACTGGACGGGCGGCCATCCGCCGACACCGTGGACAGCGACAAGGCTTCCGGAAGGAACAGTCCCGACTTCCGGGCAGCCGCGAACCATTCGGAAAACAGGGCGATGGGATCGGCGTCGGCCGTTGCATCGGGCATTCCGACGACCAGGCCTTTTCCGGCCGTTGCG
This window harbors:
- the pdxA gene encoding 4-hydroxythreonine-4-phosphate dehydrogenase PdxA translates to MAEQRIRVAISLGDPNGIGPEVVLKALSDADLHQRVRPILVGPREALEAFPGLYNAAEQAAGGALAVVHVASYRPVHGLLSAESGNVSMVAVDAAVDLCLTGQADAVVTAPISKEAIHLGGWDFPGHTEFIAGKCSGSSFCMMMVSGGFRVALVTAHVPLREVAHEVTTAAILGKLAVVGAALKTDHGIAHPKIAVLGLNPHAGDGGILGDEETTVLRPALDAAAGMDVTLEGPFAADAFFGRKAHLRYDAVLAMYHDQGLIPFKSLTFGRGVNVTAGLPIVRTSPDHGTAFDIAGQGVANAMSMRSAIDEACIIARNRALEPVRHAR
- the pdxH gene encoding pyridoxamine 5'-phosphate oxidase produces the protein MSLLSTFRALATAGKGLVVGMPDATADADPIALFSEWFAAARKSGLFLPEALSLSTVSADGRPSSRMVLLKSADERGFVFYTNLESRKADEMNANPHVALLFHWPVLERQVRVEGRVEPVSREEAEVYFRSRPRGSRIGAWASRQSRRLGSRAELEQAVKDVEARYAGADVPLPEWWGGYLVQPERMEFWQGRPFRLHDRLVFTRPHPEAGTWDTERLYP
- a CDS encoding leucyl aminopeptidase; the protein is MKVSVSTISLSELDVDLLLVPCSAEQAADGLEVLSEAFGDVVVRSRSDFSGKLADTLVVYPDSGTAKRLLIVGVGEEADVNAERLRRAAAAGSAIAIKTNAETVGISVPSDFNVDGDVASQALVEGFMLGAYRFRKYKTDASEDEGPQRLVIQTSDQDKLVRRGADRGRLVSEAVWSARDLVNLSPDEKTPTLLAKAIEKSAKRSGYEVSVWDKALIEEEGMGGLLAVNRGSKEPPTFSVLEWNPENARNTRPVVLVGKGVVFDTGGLSLKPTKNSMDYMKSDMAGAAAVIGTMEALARMELPLYVVGLIPATDNRPGENAYVPGDVVKMHSGATVEVLNTDAEGRMILADALSYASTFYPEIVIDLATLTGSAAVALGEIVGALMTNETKGAEDRLKAMLKAGELSGDRVHPLPMFDDYKDQLKSEVADLKNVGGREGGAITAAKFLEHFVDYPWMHVDIAGPAFLSTAGPYHPVGGTGFGVRLLVEYLRAYAENKR
- a CDS encoding bifunctional oligoribonuclease/PAP phosphatase NrnA, with the translated sequence MSEASKAVVLNALTRAKSVVISVHTRPDGDAIGSQLGLGLFLEKKGIDVLMLNADPHPYNLDWLPGSDRIVIYDGSLEQVRALADADVIVIADTNAVHRIGDHGTLVKDGKATTLLVDHHPDPEGWFDLTWHRDSASSTGELVYEILAEWDIQAMDQAIAASLYTAIMTDTGSFRYSNVTPDLHRRVADIIERGQLDVAAIHAEVYDKRSSGGIRLMGRILDTLDLRFDGQLGMMSVTRAALADTGASVEETEGIANQILSIEGVRVALLLTETERGTKISFRSKADDHVHGWARFFGGGGHRNASGAFVHKSLEETVRQIVDSAPRYISFNEPDSSDSLSAEDEDYLSALLEMKNKN
- a CDS encoding PDZ domain-containing protein; amino-acid sequence: MMSLLGLTLAHAVLLAHTVCAGEPTPSVEYELRFDRIEHHEADVRATFSGLDAGKPVELRMSRTSPGRYAMHEFAKNVYDVVATDEAGRTLRIERPNPYQWNVVGHSGTVHVRYTLFADRADGTYSSLDRTHAHLNMPATILWARNMDAAPIRIRFVRPHPEWTIATQLVPTNDPETFTAPDLAYLLDSPTEMAALEWHTWTVDDGTRQSEHRIALHHTGSVQEGEAFARNVRAIVDAQWNVFGELPAHDFGTYTFIVCYMPHAVGDGMEHRNSTVVTNPNPLTPDGLSNLGTMSHEYFHQWNVERIRPADLEPFDFEAENMTDLLWFAEGFTSYYTGLSIHRAGLTSVADYAASLSGTVNAVVNLPGRAHRSLVEMSQYATFADQGSFLDPMNTANTFISYYTWGSAIGLALDVTLRTEFDTSVDVLMQRMWERYGQAEVPYTLEDLEHVLGEVAGDRGFATTFMDRYVRGHGVPDYAELLARMGLQLESAHPGPGLMAALVPASDGILVAAALEGTPLFRAGVSPGDRITHVDGRPVSHPEYLEAWVARLAPGDGIPVTVNSRGVVFQTDIVVAEDPAVRVVVDPDADATALAYRDAWLWGPRLKR